In Hymenobacter sublimis, a single genomic region encodes these proteins:
- a CDS encoding DUF3127 domain-containing protein, translating to MAYEATGRLHEIFDEQQVSEKFRKREFVLEVVDGQYPEHIKFQLVQDKTALIDSYKVGDEVKISFNLRGRGFNKNGQMLYFTNLEAWRIEAGAGGGAAPQGGGNYQQAAPRAAAPAQNQNPNLRASAAPIASDDDNDLPF from the coding sequence ATGGCTTACGAAGCTACCGGCCGCCTGCACGAGATTTTCGACGAACAGCAGGTGAGCGAGAAATTCCGCAAGCGCGAGTTCGTGCTGGAGGTCGTAGACGGCCAGTATCCCGAGCATATCAAGTTCCAGCTGGTACAGGACAAGACGGCTCTCATCGACTCCTACAAAGTAGGTGACGAGGTGAAAATTTCCTTTAACCTGCGGGGCCGTGGGTTCAACAAGAACGGCCAGATGCTGTACTTCACCAACCTCGAAGCCTGGCGCATTGAGGCGGGTGCCGGTGGCGGCGCTGCTCCCCAGGGCGGTGGCAACTACCAGCAGGCTGCTCCCCGCGCAGCGGCTCCGGCCCAAAACCAAAACCCGAACCTGCGCGCCTCGGCCGCCCCAATTGCCTCGGATGACGACAACGACCTACCCTTCTAG